The region AGCAAACAGAGTTAGACAAATAAAGAAGCCATGAATCTCTCCACTTCGTTACCTTGAATGCAAGTGCAGGATcagtaaaaaagagagaaacagagaGGATAGCAAGGAATCCCGTCTTTGCAAAATCTTCCACCAGCTGCTTGTTTGGTATCAATGCCTGATGCTGAAGAAACAACGAGAAAGTGTGAAAccgtaaaagaaaaggaggatgaagaagaagagtgtAATGTACCTGTGGCTTATCACAGTGAGAGAAGGATAGAGAAGGCAAGTGTGGGATTGAGAGGGAAGGTTTGGTTATTGAGAGATGGGGTTTTGGTGGGATTTTTGTACATAAAGAGACGTTAAGAAGAGCCATTTCCTTTTTTTGATCTCGTAGTTTCAGTTGTCTGCTAAGAAGGCAAGTCCATGTTCTATTTTGTTCTGTTCTGATTGATGGATATGGATAACGAGAATAATGGGATTGGATGTAAGGATATCTTCTGGTGTGATAACTTTTGCAAAATCATTCTGTATACTTCAGCACTAATCTTTAGCCACGtggttctttccttttcttttcacaaaTCTCTAGGCAAGGTGAGTGGGCGTTTAGTTATTGAAACGACCCTCCTGTTTTGGCCCATAGCAATAGAACAAGCCGAGATTTGTAAAGGATTTGCAGTGGGCTGGTTTATCTGTTATGGGCGAGGCCCACTGGGCTTAGTTTGATCACGATCgttgaaaatcatttttaaagtaTGCCTTTGGGTTCACAAAGGCCATGCACCCTCTCTAACCACTCGAAGGAATATAAGCCTCCATTTGTGCctcttattttaatattttcagcatAGAGCACATTTTGTACCGTGgtgtttttcatttagaaaagattaaaaaaatattttttattttttaaaatttatttttgatagtctaaaaatactaaaataatctaaattaaaacattaaaacaaacagCTTCTTCAAAGACACTGTACTATGTTTACATAATTGTGAATTAGAGAGCCAAGGGAAAAATATGGACGTCTTATGTGTGCAAAAATGGTAGCTACCGACTTACTATTTACTTGGAAAGGGATCGAACcagtctgatttttttttctttttcggtGAGAACAGATATCATTACTCAAGGAAGTACCAAATTCCATCCCAATTTTGGACGTCCATCATTACTCAAGTTGTGAAGCAGGAAAACGGCTCTGATTAGTCTAATAAGGTAGTCACAGACAGGCGAGACGAGAGCAGAACAACTTTGGGTCAAATGGGCCCAGCCGACAATCAAGTTGCGACCTTTGCTTATCACTTTGGGAACACAACCAGAAGGAAaccttcaaaaaacaaacaaacaaaaattaagacTGCTAGACACGTGTGCACCGCTTTTGCAAAAGATAAATGGAGCGATTAACATGTAAAATGCAAGTCAATGGCGAAAAGACACGTCAACAGAAAGTTGTGaggaaatattatattttaattgtgttgcgttttatatttataacatcTATTTAAATTTAGGATTTAGCGATcgcattaattaaaacaattgatTGGTTAGTGAGGAAAATCAACATTGTCAACGCTGCCAAAATtaacaagattttttaaatataaagatttaacagtttaaaCAGTaattttacatttgaaaaaataacttataaaaaaattctataatttaataaaatattacagtttttttaagttattattttggtATTACATGATTATATATTCTCTTAGATTTAAATATCttctattaatttataaatatatgtgTTAAGTTATTTACATAATTTGTATAAGAAATATATCATTTAGTTAcgagaaaaattaataattttttaaaattttaattgaagtatgtttttaaatctacaagtttaacaaaaatatatatttttattgataaaatatattttaaaaatataattttgacgCAGAATATTTCACCGGTTATGACTATATATCCAACTAGTCaaccttatttatttaaatatcttcATTCTGAAATATGATAGTTGTCTTTGACGGGTTTGAGAATAAGAAATTTTAGTAGTGTGACAATGTAAAAAAAGCTGTACTTcgctgtttttttaaaagtaatattaTGATGTCAAACTCGTAATTTAATGTActaatttagaaaacaaatccaCTGAAAAAGGGGTTAAATTACAGGTTAGATAGTTAAGTCTACCTATGGGTAGTCGAGTCATGTTCCTAGCCTTGGCATTCGATTCCTTGTCGGGACTTGTAGACAATGACGTGTTCCCACTCGCCACCAAATTCTCTCGTCTCTTGCACTTCACCCCGCGCACCCCCACCAGACAAAACGCACCTCTTAAGAAATGCTAGGAGCCACCATAAAAAACTAGCCTTACCTCCCGTCCCCCGTCCTCTTCCTCGCCATAATTACAGTCtgctttcttctccttcttcttcgaTATCTGTGTTTTAGAACAATTGAGCGTGTTGTGGCATTGTTGTAGCTTCAGGTTGGTATTTTTGTGCAGTGGATGTATAagcttcaaatatttttctattgatatatttttttttaatcaacataTATCCGGATCAATTTATACATACTTTAATTAATCTTGTAgatctttaaattaataataatataaatttccaGTGACATGAAATTTATGaaacttaaattaataatttataataaatatatttagaatcTGACCAGTTAAGttgtaattaataattttttatattattaatggtTAGAGTactaaaatattacaaattacAACTGCGcagaaaataaatcatatcaGCTTAATtctctctatttctttttttctttcatgtttgcaaaacaaatttttaCGTTTAAGTTTAaggatttttatataattttataagctGCTCGCATTAATTATTTATCCATTTAGAAATTAATATTCTCTGTCACATAAAATCCGTAATTAAGTGTTTCACActctgtatttattttaattgttcatgctagtttcttataatatttaagACTACttagtattttttgtatttttattgtttaaatcaaACTCGAATAAACATCAAACTTTGATTGTTTCATGCACATGAGTAGGGGTgttcattttcggttcggttcgatttttatcaaaaaaaaataaccaaaccgactttatttatttaaaaaaaacccgaaaccgaaccgaaaccggttccaaccgaccggtttcggtttggttcggttcagttttttagagcaaaaaccggttcaaaccggtttggctcggttttttcggtttgtctcgtttttttccggttttgctCGGTTTTTTCGATTTGGCTCAGGTTTTTATCTGGTTTTTTCAATTCGGTtcgttttggttttttcagttccaggcttaaaaaatcaaaaccgaaccggtcagttttttcaaatttttaatcggtttttttcacggttcggtttgtttggttattttttgccggttttctcaatttaatcgattttttggtttttttgaacacccctacaCATGAGTAGATAgctattatttttgtattttttataaatgttaatgctagtataaaaaaacattatgcatgccataaatatatattaaaaaaaacagataaaatgGCGTTTTGTTACGTACCTTTCCGGTAATAGATTCATGATTgcacacacatatatttttagaattccATTTAAAGTGTCAAAATTAGCATAACAAGCTGATTCAAGTTGTCGCAGGTGTGTGGCGTCGCAACGAATAATCCATTTCAatgtaaaatgtaaaatatGTATATCTATCTAGCAAATATAGAGGAGACAATAAATTCTTGTCGTTTATCGatggaaaatggaatgggagtcgccacctagtattctggtcactaagaaccctaactggtctcggagatcgggtacggggactgattgcgtaaaggaaatgtattagcaccccagatacgtcttacctaaggtaaattgcattgtttgattgtctgataaaatctaaagtcttggcgtgtttcctagttgttggcatagtttaagaaaagtcctcctcgataaggagatccttatcttatctgGTAATTCTGacgtcaacaaaagaatttaatatttagaatacgtcttacgtataaggtcgtaaccccagatattaaaagaaaacaaaataattttttttgaaatttttgaaatattggcctagttctcaaggctttaataaattggttattaaagccaaaatacattctaatatgtatattttttaaaattttctttgttgtatgacaatatgatgtgatgattttttttctttattttggagAGATTAGGCCGtatgcataaaaaacaaatttttttttgttttattaattttttttgtaatgttttgacgaaaacaagatattttaatactggatttgtatctttacagtataaaaatacaaaccagcATTAagcaattttgataaaaaaaaatatgcaggaaaatTAGCAAactttttaaaggatttttcagaatttttaacatttttgttgttatatatatattataaaaatattataatatataatattataattatgtgGGTTGGGCCGGCACGAACTGAGCCAGACTCAGCCCCAAAAGGGTTGGACCGATCTCGGCCTGAAAAGGGCGGGGCCAATCTCGGCCCAACAATTCACTCTGCTTCTTTGGGTCTGAACTGGACCTGACCTAGACATAAGGGTTGGGCCGGAACCAGCCTAGCCCGACAACAAAACAAACGAGGAGGGGAAACCTAAACCGACAACGCAGCAAAAGTAGAGGGGAAAGAAGGGTTACCTGACGCGGAGGAGGCGGTGCGTTGCTGGTCTGGATGTTTCGCTGGTAGTGCTGCGGCGGAGGCCAGTGGCAGTGGCGTGGCTCACGGATGGAGGCTCTAAGTGCAGCGGTGCTGTTGTTTCAAGCGGCGGAGAAGTTACTGCTCTTCCCCTCTCCTCTAGTGTTtcgttttttctcttttcttttgtttagcaATGGTTTATCCCTTCTTTCTCCTGGCTTTTTAAAATTCCCTCCCTTGATTCAAGCTTCCCCGTGTTCTTTCCTTTCTCTATTTCGTTTCCTCTCTTTCTATTCTCTCAGTCCTGTCTCCCTTTCGGTTCTTTTTTCCCTCCTCCCACCACCTGTGCTAGCGTTGGCtgctatttatagagccaagggaGTGAGGGTCTTTATTGTTGCGCATGAGGAGCAGGGCAGCGCCGGTTGGTTGGCCAGTTGGCGCGGTTCCCCTGGTTTGTCATCATCAAAGGGCGTGGGGCTTCGGATCCTGGCAGAGCACGTGGGAAGAGAGAGGCagcaaaattaaagaagaaaaaaacaaaaattttctttcttcccctACTGCACGTCCAGGGGATGAAGAAAgaggaacagtgtcgttcaaaacgacaccgttctgttctttttttttaacatgaaacggcgccgtttcatttaaagaaaaaaaggcgCCGAAATGCACCAATTTTCAAATCAGCCGTCAATTTATCCTTTGTTCTATTAAGTCCTCAAATGTAATTgtgattttaagaattaattcaattgcatcTCTGCCAACTTCAATCGGCAGCCCTATAGTTGGCCgtctttttcactttgatccctggtctctgatttatgcaatatGATCCTCAATTGATctataaacttctaatttcttcaatttagcccctaatttGGTTAATGACAGCCCCTCTATTTACACgccttttccagtttggtccttacttttgaatttcctcaattaagtccctaattgaccattaaacttcaatatttatgcaattaagcccctgatttgaccaaatcaacttttaaaaattataatttgaccccataactttaatttcttccaattaaagcccaaattgacttaaaagttaatttttcttgcaatcaaaccctctataaattcaattaaaccttcaataaaatccaattgagtccataaacatccaattttagacttttctcctcaaattgaattttctttttcaacagggctctcatcattcaagaatatactgtcaaaatttcaatctttgtatttttatcctccttaatcaatttttctgaCAATTTTCTGACTACTCCAGCctcctattatttttctaatttcttccggctatatatttttatttttatgtatttatttatttattttattattatatatattttttaatttttgtgtgggaatccaaaaatgggttacaacacaaGTTATAAAAAAGACTATATCAGACTGTTTATAAGCGTGTGAACATAACCTAaacttttaaaaagatataaatgcaATTAACACATTtttgtatatgttttttaaacaacAACACCACATAAATATAAGGTTGTTTTGAAACATGgtctcttaaaaaattattatttttatatatttttaaattattttaatataataatatcaaaattaattttttgaatgtattattttaatatttttttaaaaaatttaaattacgaCCATTACAAAACGTTCATCCAAAATGAGGGCGTTTGGTAACGAGGTTGCGTCTGCGTTTTAAACAAAACGCAGATGCAACCCGTTTGGTAAAGGAAAAAAGCAGTTTACTATTCATGGGTCCTACAGTGTTTTGTGTCCGCAAGGGAAATAAAAGCAAGCGAATGTTGCTTCCTGcacactgttcatgctaattaatcaGCATGAACAGTGTAGCTAGCTCCACTGTTCTGGTTGGACCGGTTCTGGTTCAAAGCTCAAAATGCATTGAATTAGTTTCgatccagtaaaataaaaaataaaaattattttttattttttaattatgttttattcaaaaactagcgtttaactttatttaatgacactacataaattagataGAGATCgtttgatgacgtaacatttacagaatttgatcgcaatcctaattttgttcctaattatattttatctgatGTTGTTTCGcgtttaaaaaatcaaaaatactataaattttatcagataTATTTcatacataataaaattataaataatttaataaaataataaaaaaatattttatgtaaagTATTCATGACAAAAGAAACGAAATGATGAGTGTTTCACGTAATGGTACGCTAGTAATTGACCAAGAAAACCCGTAATTACTGACCAGTGTGATCCTAGTCACTGGTCCAGCTTTCCTGGTAGGTTGTGGGTGGGTGCATAGTATAAAAAGTTATTCAATGAGAAGCTTGAAACTTGAAGtgcacaaaaccgaaaaaaccagtGAGACAAGAAAAGACCAGACTCTGCAAAACCGCTGTTGGATGTAGTGATTCGCGTTACACGAATCCTTATCGTACGCCTAAGTGAATTTTTAACGTCCACCCACATCTCAGAACCGGTAAAGCAGCGGGCAAAGTACTCCTACCAAATTTGGAGTCTTATCTGACTTCTGTGTACTTCTCAAAGCTGTGaagttctttttatctttttatttctgtGACCAATTTCGCACTATACAGTATTCAAGTATACATGAGAGATGAGTTGAGTTTCTTCCATACAGGTGTTTGCTTTCCAAGGCCTTTCTTTGAGAAAAGGGAGAATTTCTGCATGTCTGGCTTCATTTGGAGCTAGATCTTTACAAGTTTTTGGGTTTAGAGAAGTGGGTTTTGTATTGCTGGATCTGATTCTTATGAATTTGGAAGGTAATGTTTAGGGTTTTGATTTTCGCATGCAAAGCAAAGGAAACCCATATCTCTTATGCCTGATTCATTCAACATGGGAAGCTAGTAGTATTTATTAACCGGGTTAGTGGGTTTGGGTTGAATTCGATTCCTTCTTCTGGTGAGAAGGAATAAAGGATAAGGTTATGGATTATATCTGTTTGGACTTGTTAGCTGATTTCTCTCAATCTGCATCTAGCTTGCTGCAAGCAAACAAATAACAAAGAGGGTAATAAGGCCAAGATACTCTTCCATCTTTCGTTGTTGTGTTCTTGTCGGTTACTGATTCAAAAAGGAACTGATATAAGAGTGAGACAAGAACACCGAAAAAGAGTTGCAATACAAATATAAGCTATCCTTAGCTTATTGTCTCTTGGATTTCTTTTTGTGTTCGAAAGCCTAGGCCTTTCTTGGTTCTATCAAGAATCAAACATGGCAAATCGTTGGTGGGCTGGAAATGTTGCCATGAGCGGTGGAGATCCAGTATCTTCGATTCCATCTCTTCAATTGAGAAATCTTGAAGAAGAGAGTACTCCTCCAGGTTCGAACCGTTTAGGTCCAAGAAGAGAACAAAATTTCATTGACACCAACACCAATAGCCCTAAAACAACCACCACCGCCACACCTCCCAGTGCTCAAAACCAAAGCCACAACCGAGAAGAGCAAGAGGATAGCAGAGACAACACCACCAACCAAGAATCTGGCGACCACATAGCTCATGAAACCATTGAATCAGGCAGTGGTAGCACATCTCGCAGGCCTAGAGGCCGACCTGCCGGTTCGAAGAACAAACCGAAACCCCCCGTCGTCATCACCAAAGAAAGCCCTAATTCTCTCCGAAGCCATGTCTTAGAAATCAGCTCCGGCAGTGACATTGTGGATAGCATTGCCAATTTCTGTCATCGCCGACATCACGGCGTTTCTATCCTTAGTGGAAGTGGCATTGTGGACAATGTTACTCTTAGGCAGCCTGCAGCACCTGGTGGGGTTATCACTCTTAATGGAAGATTCGAGATTTTATCACTTTCCGGTTCGTTTCTGCCTGCCCCGTCGCCTCCGGGAGCAACGAGGCTAACTGTTTATTTGGCAGGTGCACAAGGGCAGGTGGTGGGAGGAACTGTGATGGGGGAGCTAGTAGCAGCAGGGCCAGTTATGGTGATTGCAGCAACGTTTAGTAATGCAACGTATGAAAGATTGCCACTTGAGGAGCAAGAGCAAGAAGGGATGCAATTGCAGCAGCAAGTGGATTCGTCAGGGACTAATAATGGCAACGCTTCTGCAAGTGGTGGTAATAATCCCGGGACTCAATCTTCTCAGGGTCTAGGTGAGCATGGTTCAATCCCTGTGTTCAATTTGCCTCCTAATTTGTTACCTAATGGCCAAATGCCACATGATGTGTTTTGGGGTCCCCCTCCTCGTCCTCCCCCTTCTTACTAATAATGTGATATAGAGAAAGAGAAGAGCTGTTAGTTTGTATTGGATGACTGATTATGTGCAAAAGTATTTTAGACAGTTTTATGTAAGCATAATGAAGAAGGTAGCTAGGACATTTTGGTTTAGTCTGTGTGAACTAGCTGGTTCTCATCGTTAGGTTTTGCTTGTTGTTGAAACTCTTTGATGTTTGATCTGTTGCTTTTCTCTGATCATCCTTTTGTGGAAGAATATTGTATGTTTTTGATGATGtaggaaaagaagaaatataCTAGTCAAGAACTGCAATCGGTGCTAATTAATAGAAATTTGGGAATGAGACCAgataacctttttttcttttcttataggTAAGCATGCCAATCATATCCTCATATGTTATCTGCATTATTTGGCTTTTCTCTATTTAAAATGGTTAGAATTTTGCGGAACATAGTTTCAGAAATGTGTGATTTGGGAAAATTTTGGAAGTAATTAAGCTTACTCCATCAATGTAACAGttgattttttactttgaatatgAAATGTGGGGTTGATTCATCTGCACTTGCCTTCGAATGGGTCGTTTCATATTCCAAATTGGTCGAGCTTTTGAAAATGGTGGAATTTTTCATCATTAGTGCACGGTGGGATAATATAATTTGCCAAGTTGGGTTGTCACTTGTATGGGCAGCTGATGATTTGAATACTTTACACTTACTGCTTCGGGAGGCCAATTCCTGGCCAAAGATAGCAAATTGGCTTCTAcccttgaattttcttttagcATCTAGCATCTTCCAGTAAACTATTATTTGTAAGAAGTGTCTAGGGTTTCAATAACCTACATATTGCATCCAGTTATGTAGATGCACGCTAAGATCgtccagatatatatatatatatatatatatatatatatatatatatatatagacacacgcACACACTAGCTTGTTACTCTTATGCATGCGTGGTGGAATTAAGTTCTTAATGTCAAACGACAAGAAACCTGGACAAGTCTTAACTATCGGAGCTTATCATCGTTTGGGAAACTCACCCTTGGTTTTTCCCGATATATTACTTCTATAGCAATATTTGCTTCGCTGATAGGCAGCTTAGCAAGTTCTAATTCCGATATGCGATTGcatataattagaatttttagcTTACTGCTTAGAGCTCATCATTGTTTAGGAACTCACCACTTGTTTATTCTTGTATATGTATTCCTTCAATAGCAATGTTGCTTCATTGCTTGGCAGCTTAGGAAGTTCTAATTAATTGGTTTAGCAACTTGAGACTAATCTATTTCAGGATGTCTCTTCTTTGGTTTAGTACTTGAGACTAATCTATTTCAGTACGTCTCTTCTTTGGTTTAGCACCTTGATACAGTTCGAGTTCTTTCTAATCTTTACTTTTGTCTTGTACAATCATGCAATCACTTTATATAATGTCCTCAAGTTGAGCATGAGCTTTACAACTGGGAAAAAAATGCACGACCGTTTTCTATATATTGGAAATTGAAGATTGAAGAAACCAGTGTTTGCATTCCCTTGATTATAGCTAGCTAGATCTCTGTGCTGGTCTTCTGagcatgaattttattttaattttgttaatttcattaattattgaCCGTTTGAATTACTTGTTTCAAATGAGTTATTAGAACTGAGAGCTTGTCATCATCCTACTTGTGTATGATATGATGTTGGTTATTACTAGTATGGCAAGCTGCCGTGAGGGTTGTGAAGATTTATTTTGTCCATTTTACACCATTTTATTCAAAGGTAGTTGATGTAATGTTGCGGGCAAGTTTTCAAAGTGGTTGGATAGACATTGAAGAAAATATGAACAGTTATGTGCTATGTATTTATGCGTGTGACATTAACACGAGTAGAGAAGACTTAAGACTTACCTTGGATGGAGGTTAAGTATGGTCGACTATGCATGTGGCACAAACTTAAAGGAAAGAATGTCATCCTTCCGAGAAATAGAATACCAGAAGGAAAGGTTGCTTTTACGGATTCATGAGAAATGCAAATTGTCAGTGTTCAACAGGAAATATTTCTTGTACCAACGATTTCCAGCGACGGACGTACATGGATGTCTTGTAAGCGTGGTGTGTGTCAAGAATGCAAGGTAACGTGCATGACTAGTGATTGATTCGGTTTTGAGAAAACGAGCCATTTTGCTATCATCACTTAATTTGCTCGAGTCAATATCTGTTAACAGCTGGATTaattgatttgatcaatttcCTTTCGCTGACAGGGAATGAAAATCTCGCTTTTGCACCGATTGCTTGCTTGGTGTGTGTGAGTGAATCTTTTATTTGGAATATTTTGTTCTCGTATTAATTAGCAGTTTAACTTCTTGAATCTGGTTCTGCTGCCTCTGCCAAGCCtgaaaaatcagaatattgcaCCCTCTATAATGCATGATAATAGTGTTTTTAGATTCGATCGGATTCTCATTCCCGATGCGCATTTGATTTGGTCTCATTGGGTTTCTTCCATCATTTCAAATGTACATAATTTTGATTGCACGCATGTCCATGTATGCTCGAATCCGTATTACATGTTTCGAATTGACCTAGGAAATTCTTACAAGTTGCAAGCTATTCATCATGTCATGTCGGTTTGTGCGCCTTCATCTTTGTTGATAGGATGATCTAATATTGTCAAAATCGCTAGTTTAGTTGTAAAATAACACGTTTTTAGGAGTTAATATGTATTTaacatataaattttgattaaaaacttaaaaattagtaaaattaaaCTTGACTGTGTAAAATTAGTAAGCTAGAAAAAGATTTACGCATAATGGAAGTCTTAATTTGTTATCACCTgtctttggaatttttttttttttgcttcatgaGAAGATCAAATGGCAAGGCCTAAATGTTAAAGCGTAAATTCTGGGATTAAATGGTTGGCTGAGACTAAGGATCATCCCACCCCCCTCTCTCCATGACAGATATGAGATCAAACTGGTCTTGAACCATTTTGCCTGAAGAAACTGTCATTATGAACCTATAGCAGTCTCTCGACATTTCGTGTGACATACATATGTTAGATCCAGTTGTGAACCTCTACTCCATTTTGATGGTTATGGAAACTTGCTGACAAAGAAAGATTCAAACTGTATTAGAAAACTATTACTTTAGATTTGCGTAGTCCTCTTTCTCACCCATGAAGTCCATTAGTCTCGTAGGATCCACACCTTCACACACAATCTACAGCAGTACTGAAATGGCGAAAGATTGGTGGCCATAACTGCCTAGTGA is a window of Populus nigra chromosome 10, ddPopNigr1.1, whole genome shotgun sequence DNA encoding:
- the LOC133704652 gene encoding AT-hook motif nuclear-localized protein 15-like; amino-acid sequence: MANRWWAGNVAMSGGDPVSSIPSLQLRNLEEESTPPGSNRLGPRREQNFIDTNTNSPKTTTTATPPSAQNQSHNREEQEDSRDNTTNQESGDHIAHETIESGSGSTSRRPRGRPAGSKNKPKPPVVITKESPNSLRSHVLEISSGSDIVDSIANFCHRRHHGVSILSGSGIVDNVTLRQPAAPGGVITLNGRFEILSLSGSFLPAPSPPGATRLTVYLAGAQGQVVGGTVMGELVAAGPVMVIAATFSNATYERLPLEEQEQEGMQLQQQVDSSGTNNGNASASGGNNPGTQSSQGLGEHGSIPVFNLPPNLLPNGQMPHDVFWGPPPRPPPSY